A DNA window from Oryctolagus cuniculus chromosome 21, mOryCun1.1, whole genome shotgun sequence contains the following coding sequences:
- the LOC100328957 gene encoding immunoglobulin iota chain precursor, with the protein MSWIPLWLLLLAQCAGGGPQPALHQLPTASSALGTTVRLTCTLSRDHSVGLHSIYWYQQRPGHPPRFLLQYFSHSNQRHGPRIPPGFSGSKDVARNSGYLIISELRPEDEAVYYCAMGSLEEEMERKRREEEEPAASGSQVPKDSAP; encoded by the exons ATGTCCTGGATTCCACTTTGGCTCCTGCTACTTGCCCAGTGCGCAG GTGGTGGCCCTCAGCCGGCCTTGCACCAGCTGCCAACCGCATCTTCGGCCCTGGGGACCACGGTCCGTCTCACCTGCACCCTGAGCCGCGACCACAGCGTGGGACTACACAGCATCTACTGGTATcagcagaggccaggccaccCGCCCAGGTTCCTGCTGCAGTACTTCTCGCACTCCAACCAGCGCCACGGCCCCAGGATCCCTCCTGGCTTCTCTGGATCCAAGGACGTGGCCCGGAACAGCGGCTACCTGATTATCTCGGAGCTGCGGCCGGAGGATGAGGCTGTGTATTATTGCGCCATgggcagcctggaggaggagatggagaggaagaggagggaggaagaggagcctgCGGCCTCAGGGTCCCAGGTGCCCAAGGACAGCGCGCCTTGA